The following are encoded in a window of Acidobacteriota bacterium genomic DNA:
- a CDS encoding pyruvate kinase alpha/beta domain-containing protein, with protein MAKRKTPESPARISACLSFDAPGPQNTDRTLAWAARCAGELGVGRVLVATTSGKTGVKALEHFPADQLVVVTHSTGFSGPDVQELEEKHRKRIEAAGAEILTCQHAFGGVGRAVRRKLGTYELDEIMAYTLRIFGQGTKVAVEIALMAADAGRVPHGIPCISIGGTQSGADTALLLQPCPAQSFFDMKVMEVLARPAWRILPDPPKKGMKA; from the coding sequence ATGGCCAAAAGAAAGACTCCGGAATCCCCGGCGCGCATCAGCGCCTGCCTGTCTTTCGATGCGCCGGGGCCGCAAAACACGGACCGGACGCTGGCCTGGGCGGCCCGGTGCGCCGGAGAACTCGGCGTGGGCCGGGTTCTCGTCGCCACGACCTCGGGGAAAACGGGCGTCAAGGCGCTGGAGCACTTTCCCGCCGATCAGCTCGTTGTGGTCACTCATTCCACGGGCTTCTCGGGCCCCGATGTCCAGGAGCTCGAAGAAAAACACCGAAAGCGGATTGAAGCCGCCGGCGCCGAAATCCTGACCTGCCAGCACGCCTTCGGCGGCGTGGGGCGGGCCGTGCGCCGGAAACTGGGCACGTACGAACTCGATGAAATCATGGCCTACACACTTCGCATTTTCGGCCAGGGAACGAAAGTCGCCGTGGAAATCGCCCTCATGGCGGCGGATGCCGGACGGGTTCCGCACGGCATCCCCTGCATCTCCATCGGGGGAACGCAATCCGGAGCCGACACCGCGCTTCTTCTGCAGCCCTGTCCCGCCCAGTCTTTTTTCGACATGAAAGTGATGGAAGTTTTGGCCCGTCCGGCCTGGAGAATCCTTCCGGATCCGCCGAAAAAGGGGATGAAAGCATGA
- a CDS encoding ABC transporter permease, with the protein MARMHITESLEMAVSSMRANKMRTFLTLLGVIIGVLTIIAVVSVIQGLNNYVYTKMAFYGANDFSISKFSMMNMSLKDFTDQMKRRDLTLEEMRFLRESCRSCELVGASTGTSREVKFRNRSVRDTQVRGVTSVDHLIGSTLELEKGRHLQIEDERHSRMVCIIGADVEENLFQGIDPVGRRIKVGNRDFQVIGVGTRKGKILGFSQDNYVRIPITTFLKIYGSRRSLDINIHTASQEKMIQAQEEVRTLLRAWRKRTYKDPDDFSFQTSETFIQIYKSATSGVYFAMIAVASIALLVGGIVIMNIMFVSVTERTKEIGIRMAVGARRKDILLQFLLESSIIAAVGGLIGILLGIGVARIVTAATAMPSRVEPVSIILAIVMSWSVGLFFGIYPANKAAKLDPVEALRSEL; encoded by the coding sequence ATGGCCCGAATGCATATCACCGAATCCCTGGAGATGGCCGTATCGTCCATGCGCGCCAACAAAATGCGGACGTTCCTGACTCTCCTGGGCGTCATCATCGGCGTGCTGACCATCATCGCCGTCGTCTCCGTGATCCAGGGGCTCAACAACTACGTCTACACCAAGATGGCCTTCTATGGAGCGAATGATTTCTCCATCTCCAAATTCTCGATGATGAACATGTCCCTCAAGGACTTCACCGACCAGATGAAACGGCGCGACCTTACGCTCGAAGAAATGCGTTTTCTCCGGGAGTCCTGCCGGTCCTGCGAACTTGTGGGCGCCTCGACCGGCACCAGCCGCGAGGTGAAATTCCGCAACCGGTCCGTCCGCGACACCCAGGTCCGGGGCGTGACCTCCGTCGATCATCTCATCGGTTCGACCCTCGAACTCGAAAAAGGCCGCCATCTTCAGATCGAAGATGAGCGCCACTCCCGGATGGTCTGCATCATCGGGGCGGACGTCGAGGAAAATCTTTTTCAGGGCATCGATCCCGTGGGCCGCCGCATCAAGGTTGGAAACCGCGATTTCCAGGTCATCGGCGTCGGGACAAGGAAGGGAAAAATCCTGGGATTCAGCCAGGACAACTACGTCCGCATTCCGATCACGACGTTTTTAAAGATTTACGGCTCCCGCCGCTCTCTTGACATCAACATCCACACCGCCTCCCAGGAAAAGATGATCCAGGCCCAGGAGGAGGTGCGGACGCTCCTCCGCGCCTGGCGAAAGCGGACCTACAAGGATCCCGACGACTTTTCCTTCCAGACGTCGGAGACTTTCATTCAGATCTACAAGTCGGCGACGTCGGGCGTCTACTTCGCCATGATCGCCGTGGCCTCGATCGCTCTTCTCGTCGGCGGCATCGTCATTATGAACATCATGTTCGTCTCGGTGACGGAGAGAACCAAGGAGATCGGCATCCGGATGGCCGTCGGAGCCCGCCGTAAGGACATTCTTCTGCAGTTCCTGCTCGAATCGTCCATCATCGCCGCCGTCGGAGGCCTCATCGGCATCCTTCTGGGAATCGGCGTCGCCCGCATCGTCACCGCGGCAACGGCCATGCCCTCGCGCGTTGAACCCGTATCCATCATCCTGGCCATCGTCATGTCCTGGAGCGTCGGTCTGTTTTTTGGGATCTACCCGGCCAACAAGGCGGCCAAGCTCGATCCCGTGGAAGCCCTGAGGTCGGAACTGTGA
- a CDS encoding ABC transporter permease has product MRLQIIREVFRMAVESLRTNKMRSLLTVLGIVIGVMTVIGMVSVIQGLNRSFLQELASAGADLILVGKYDPVQMGQRSEEERRRRDLTFEDAMAIQEECPSVRSVAVSMTADIFQPIPVKAGNITSENAIIIGMNENWPTVYALYLPQEGRFLTESEITRSARSAILGFETAETLFPFTSAVGREIRIGPENFTVVGVLEKRGQMFGQSRDNFVGMPLTTLMKYFPYNPEGLEIAAVPRRPEELNAAIEEIRNLLRQRRKVRFGQPDDFAVFTQDTLVDLYNQLTGAAYLVMIVISSIGLLVGGIGVMNIMLVSVKERTREIGIRKAIGARSADILKQFLIEAIFLTGIGGIIGVVIGFGLAMLVRAATPLPATVSAWSVVAGLTVSISIGLFFGIFPAQKASRLDPIESLRYE; this is encoded by the coding sequence GTGAGACTCCAGATCATCCGCGAGGTCTTCCGGATGGCCGTCGAATCCCTCCGGACCAACAAGATGCGTTCGCTCCTTACGGTCCTGGGCATCGTCATCGGCGTCATGACCGTGATCGGGATGGTTTCGGTCATCCAGGGACTCAACCGATCCTTCCTCCAGGAGCTGGCTTCGGCGGGGGCCGATCTGATTCTCGTCGGCAAATACGATCCCGTCCAGATGGGACAACGAAGCGAGGAAGAGCGTCGGCGCCGGGACCTGACCTTTGAAGACGCCATGGCCATCCAGGAGGAATGTCCCTCCGTGCGATCCGTTGCCGTTTCCATGACGGCGGATATTTTTCAGCCCATTCCCGTCAAGGCCGGCAACATTACCAGTGAAAACGCCATCATCATCGGCATGAACGAGAACTGGCCCACGGTCTACGCTCTCTATCTCCCCCAGGAAGGACGGTTTCTCACCGAATCCGAAATTACCCGCAGCGCCCGGAGCGCCATCCTGGGCTTCGAAACGGCCGAAACCCTCTTCCCTTTCACGAGCGCCGTCGGCCGGGAGATCCGGATCGGACCTGAAAATTTCACCGTCGTCGGCGTCCTTGAAAAGAGAGGCCAGATGTTCGGCCAGAGCCGTGACAATTTCGTCGGCATGCCCCTAACAACCTTGATGAAATATTTCCCGTACAATCCCGAAGGATTGGAGATCGCCGCCGTCCCCAGGAGGCCGGAGGAGCTGAACGCGGCCATCGAAGAAATCCGGAACCTTCTGAGACAGCGCCGCAAGGTCCGTTTCGGGCAGCCGGACGACTTCGCGGTCTTCACCCAGGACACCCTCGTCGATCTCTATAATCAGTTGACCGGCGCCGCCTACCTGGTCATGATCGTCATTTCTTCCATCGGACTTCTCGTCGGCGGCATCGGCGTCATGAACATCATGCTGGTTTCGGTCAAGGAGCGGACGCGAGAGATCGGGATCCGCAAGGCCATCGGGGCTCGGTCCGCCGACATCCTGAAACAATTTCTCATCGAAGCGATATTCCTGACCGGGATCGGAGGGATCATCGGGGTCGTCATCGGCTTCGGCCTGGCCATGCTCGTCCGGGCCGCGACGCCCCTTCCGGCCACGGTCTCCGCCTGGTCGGTCGTCGCGGGGCTCACAGTCTCGATCTCGATCGGGCTCTTCTTCGGGATCTTTCCCGCCCAGAAAGCCTCCCGGCTCGATCCCATCGAATCCCTCCGCTACGAATAA
- a CDS encoding electron transfer flavoprotein subunit beta/FixA family protein, with protein sequence MRIAVCIKQVPDTADVKINPETNTLIREGVASITNPFDEYALEEALLLREKHGGEVHVVSMGPPQAVEVLKSALAVGADKVHLVSDRAFAGADTLATAYALARTIEHIGGADLILCGKQAIDGDTAQVGPGIATRLGIPQLTYVSKVAELDPEKKTIRVERLLEHGREIVESSLPALLTVVKDINKPRPPSLMGIKRAARTEIPVLTAGDIGADENRIGLKGSPTWVSKIFTPEARSRGGEMLKGDPQEAVSALVDRLMDTKFVK encoded by the coding sequence TTGAGAATCGCCGTTTGCATCAAGCAGGTTCCGGATACCGCCGATGTCAAGATCAATCCAGAGACCAACACCCTGATCCGGGAGGGGGTGGCCAGTATCACGAATCCCTTCGATGAATACGCTCTGGAAGAAGCGCTCCTCCTGCGGGAAAAGCATGGAGGCGAAGTCCATGTCGTCAGCATGGGGCCGCCCCAGGCCGTCGAGGTTCTGAAAAGCGCCCTGGCCGTCGGTGCGGACAAGGTCCACCTGGTTTCGGACAGGGCCTTTGCCGGCGCCGACACGCTGGCCACGGCTTACGCCCTGGCCCGGACGATCGAGCATATCGGCGGCGCCGACCTCATTCTCTGCGGCAAGCAGGCCATCGACGGGGATACCGCTCAAGTCGGTCCGGGAATCGCGACCCGCCTGGGCATCCCGCAACTCACATATGTCTCGAAAGTCGCAGAACTCGACCCCGAAAAAAAGACCATCCGGGTCGAACGCCTGCTCGAGCACGGCCGGGAAATTGTGGAATCCTCCCTTCCGGCCCTGCTGACCGTCGTCAAGGACATCAACAAGCCGCGCCCGCCTTCGCTCATGGGCATAAAAAGAGCGGCTCGGACCGAAATCCCCGTGTTGACGGCCGGGGATATCGGCGCCGACGAAAATCGGATCGGACTCAAGGGTTCGCCGACCTGGGTGTCGAAGATTTTCACGCCGGAGGCCCGGAGCCGGGGCGGAGAGATGCTCAAGGGCGATCCGCAGGAGGCGGTCTCCGCCCTTGTCGACAGGCTGATGGACACGAAATTCGTCAAGTGA
- a CDS encoding porin family protein translates to MRRTLSGIFVALAFMAVLSLPAEAGFYLGLQGGVSSQKAKLDGISFDRDQTFLYGARAGVNVLALAFEVQWLQAAHNLDFQDITPEMWKNRKLDYSHLGLCAKFFLPMPILSPYLTLGYGYYWAHIPGVETEKKTGFNAGAGLEIRLARKFALAAEARYHRVGLGLEEGKLTLGNLALTGGFNIYF, encoded by the coding sequence ATGAGACGAACATTGTCCGGAATCTTTGTCGCCCTCGCTTTTATGGCTGTTCTGTCGCTTCCGGCAGAGGCCGGATTCTATCTCGGTCTTCAGGGAGGGGTTTCGTCCCAGAAAGCGAAGCTGGACGGAATATCCTTTGACCGGGACCAGACGTTTCTCTACGGCGCCCGTGCCGGTGTGAACGTCCTGGCGTTGGCCTTTGAAGTTCAATGGCTCCAGGCGGCCCACAATCTTGATTTTCAGGATATCACTCCGGAAATGTGGAAAAACCGCAAATTGGACTACAGTCATCTGGGTCTTTGTGCCAAATTTTTCCTTCCCATGCCCATCCTAAGTCCCTATCTGACTTTGGGATATGGGTATTATTGGGCGCATATCCCCGGCGTCGAAACCGAAAAAAAGACGGGATTTAACGCCGGCGCCGGCCTGGAAATCCGGCTGGCCCGGAAATTCGCCCTTGCCGCGGAAGCCCGCTATCACCGCGTGGGACTCGGTTTGGAGGAGGGCAAACTCACGCTCGGCAACCTGGCTCTAACCGGAGGATTCAACATCTATTTTTAG
- a CDS encoding alanine--tRNA ligase-related protein, protein MSLGFSSAERSVRGAADAHHAANGESKSRRPLERKAQIAYRDLMIESDISGTTRRLYFEDPYRTGFEAEVVEKSVRDEHPAVVLAETCFYPESGGQPADKGTLNGTEVLDVRDESGRIVHVLAKDLDGTRVRGEIDGRTRFERMQQHTGQHILSQVFVEILSGETRSFHMGDDVSTLEIGIGTVSDEDVDRVEDRANAVVFENRDVKTYWVDENDVDRVPLRRPPKKSGTLRIVEVDGFDFSACGGTHCRRTGEVGLIKIPGWEKIRGNVRFRFVCGFRALRDYAEKTRGLRRVAGLFSTSESEAPDCVVKALDEAKEAKKALRRLEDGLAAFEARDMCAESDGPVVRAAFSDKSPEAVRALALNIIRGGGHAAVLGLASRDVARLWLAAPESLGLDVRKAVPAVAAVVPVKGGGRSSLVELVLEDARFLEKALDAAAAELLKFLYS, encoded by the coding sequence ATGAGCTTGGGATTCTCCTCGGCTGAACGTTCGGTCCGCGGCGCGGCGGACGCCCATCATGCCGCAAACGGCGAATCGAAGTCAAGACGGCCGCTTGAAAGAAAGGCCCAAATCGCTTATCGTGATCTCATGATCGAAAGTGACATCAGCGGGACGACGCGCCGCCTTTATTTCGAAGATCCCTATCGAACGGGATTCGAAGCCGAGGTCGTGGAAAAATCCGTCCGTGACGAACATCCCGCGGTCGTTCTCGCCGAAACCTGTTTTTATCCCGAATCAGGCGGGCAGCCCGCCGATAAGGGGACGCTGAACGGGACCGAGGTCCTGGACGTCCGTGACGAGAGCGGCCGAATCGTCCATGTTCTCGCCAAGGATCTCGACGGGACCCGCGTGAGGGGAGAGATCGACGGCCGGACGCGCTTCGAGCGCATGCAGCAGCACACCGGGCAGCACATCCTGTCCCAGGTATTCGTCGAGATCCTGTCCGGAGAGACCCGCTCCTTCCACATGGGCGACGACGTCTCGACGCTGGAAATCGGAATCGGAACCGTTTCCGATGAGGACGTGGATAGGGTCGAGGATCGGGCCAACGCGGTCGTTTTCGAAAACCGGGATGTCAAAACATATTGGGTCGACGAAAACGACGTCGATCGGGTTCCGTTGAGGCGGCCTCCGAAGAAGTCGGGGACGCTCCGTATCGTCGAGGTCGACGGCTTCGACTTTTCGGCCTGCGGCGGAACCCACTGCCGCAGAACGGGCGAGGTCGGCCTGATCAAGATTCCGGGGTGGGAGAAAATCCGGGGCAACGTCAGGTTCCGGTTTGTCTGCGGCTTCCGGGCCCTTCGCGACTATGCGGAGAAGACCCGGGGCCTGCGCCGTGTGGCAGGACTGTTTTCGACCTCGGAGAGCGAGGCGCCCGACTGTGTCGTCAAGGCCCTGGATGAGGCGAAAGAGGCGAAAAAGGCGCTGCGCCGGCTGGAAGACGGTTTGGCGGCCTTCGAGGCCCGCGACATGTGTGCCGAGTCTGACGGCCCCGTCGTCCGAGCCGCCTTCTCCGACAAGTCGCCGGAGGCCGTCCGCGCTCTGGCCTTGAACATCATTCGCGGCGGAGGGCATGCCGCCGTTCTCGGCTTGGCCTCACGGGACGTCGCCCGGCTCTGGCTGGCCGCGCCGGAATCCCTCGGCCTTGATGTGCGCAAGGCCGTGCCGGCCGTTGCCGCGGTTGTTCCCGTCAAGGGAGGAGGACGATCCTCTCTTGTTGAACTGGTCCTCGAGGATGCCCGCTTCCTGGAAAAAGCCCTCGATGCCGCCGCCGCCGAACTCCTGAAGTTCCTTTATTCGTAG
- a CDS encoding pseudouridine synthase — MTVRLNKYLSMAGAASRREADRLIVEGKVKVNGLVVTELGTKIDEETDRVEVGGRPVSREKLGVTVLLHKPKGFVTTVKDPLGRRTVMDLLPQLKTRVFPVGRLDADSTGVLLLTNDGELAFRLTHPRYEVKKRYVAQVDDVPTDESLAKLRKGVFLEGRRTAPAKADILWRADGRSILALEIHEGRKREVRKMIEAVGSRVRELKRTHFAGLTAKGLKSGDWRFLTEGETARLRKVAGLDAQESRPKKNAASRKKRT; from the coding sequence ATGACGGTCCGTTTAAATAAGTACCTCTCGATGGCCGGCGCGGCTTCCCGCCGGGAAGCCGACCGGTTGATCGTCGAGGGAAAGGTCAAGGTTAACGGCCTTGTGGTCACGGAACTGGGAACCAAAATCGATGAAGAGACGGACAGGGTGGAGGTCGGCGGCCGGCCGGTCAGCCGGGAAAAGCTCGGCGTGACCGTGCTTCTTCACAAACCGAAAGGCTTTGTCACAACCGTTAAAGACCCCCTGGGACGGCGGACGGTCATGGATCTTCTTCCCCAATTGAAAACCCGCGTCTTTCCCGTGGGCCGGCTGGATGCCGACAGCACGGGCGTTCTGCTTCTCACAAACGATGGGGAACTGGCCTTCCGTCTGACCCATCCGCGCTACGAAGTCAAAAAACGTTATGTGGCACAAGTCGACGATGTGCCCACGGACGAAAGCCTGGCGAAGCTGAGAAAAGGCGTATTCCTGGAAGGCCGGCGCACGGCTCCGGCCAAGGCCGATATCCTCTGGAGGGCGGACGGACGGAGTATCTTGGCTCTCGAAATCCACGAGGGCCGCAAACGAGAAGTCCGAAAAATGATAGAGGCCGTCGGGAGCCGGGTCCGCGAACTGAAGCGGACGCATTTTGCCGGGCTGACCGCGAAGGGATTGAAATCCGGGGACTGGCGTTTTCTGACAGAAGGGGAGACGGCCCGGCTCAGGAAGGTCGCCGGTCTCGACGCGCAGGAGAGCCGCCCGAAAAAAAACGCCGCCTCCCGCAAAAAACGAACCTAA